A genomic window from Solanum dulcamara chromosome 11, daSolDulc1.2, whole genome shotgun sequence includes:
- the LOC129874315 gene encoding protein WUSCHEL: protein MEHQQNYQQHLTNNIEDGGVSSKNNNSFMCRQSSSRWTPTSDQIRILKDLYYNNGVRSPTAEQIQRISAKLRQYGKIEGKNVFYWFQNHKARERQKKRLIAAASATTDNNNNIPPMQMIPHLWRSPDDHHKYNNNSNGVHCTSASSHGVLAVGQTGNYGYGTLAMEKSFRECSISPPGGSSMNHQNFTWVGVDPYNMNTTSPAGYPFVEKSNNKHYEETLEEEEQEEENYQRGNSGLETLSLFPMHEENMISNFCIKHHESSGGWYPSDNNNLAALELTLNSFIGTSPDYP, encoded by the exons ATGGAACACCAACAAAACTATCAACAACATTTGACAAACAACATAGAAGATGGTGGTGTTAGCAGCAAAAACAACAACAGTTTCATGTGCAGGCAAAGCAGTAGTAGGTGGACACCGACAAGCGATCAGATAAGAATATTGAAGGATCTTTACTACAACAATGGAGTTAGGTCTCCAACTGCTGAACAGATTCAGAGGATCTCTGCTAAGTTGAGACAGTACGGAAAGATTGAAGGTAAAAATGTGTTTTATTGGTTTCAGAACCATAAAGCTCGTGAAAGGCAAAAGAAGAGGCTCATTGCTGCTGCCTCTGCCACTActgataacaataataatattccCCCCATGCAAATGATACCTCATCTTTGGAGATCTCCTGATGACCACCACAAGTATAACAACAACAGCAATG gtgTTCACTGTACATCAGCTTCTTCACATGGGGTACTAGCAGTTGGACAGACTGGAAACTATGGTTATGGAACGTTGGCTATGGAGAAGAGCTTTAGG GAGTGTTCAATATCACCACCAGGTGGTAGTTCAatgaatcatcaaaatttcaCATGGGTTGGTGTTGATCCGTACAATATGAATACTACTTCTCCAGCAGGTTACCCATTTGTTGAAAAGAGTAACAACAAACATTATGAAGAAACCCTAGAAGAAGAAgagcaagaagaagaaaattaccAAAGGGGAAACTCTGGTTTAGAAACTCTGTCACTTTTTCCCATGCATGAAGAGAACATGATCTCAAATTTCTGCATCAAACATCATGAGTCTTCAGGAGGATGGTACCCTTCTGATAATAACAACTTGGCTGCTCTTGAACTCACTCTCAACTCTTTCATTGGAACATCCCCTGATTACCCCTAA